Proteins encoded by one window of Astatotilapia calliptera chromosome 13, fAstCal1.2, whole genome shotgun sequence:
- the wipf1b gene encoding WAS/WASL-interacting protein family member 1 — protein MPGPPPPPPPPAAPPPPTFALANTEKPNLSRSEQHGRSALLSDIGKGARLKKTVTNDRSAPVFDKPKGGGGGGGGGGGGGGGGGGCGGGAPAGLGGLFAGGMPKLRSAANRDSNDSGPSRGPILPPGGRSGGPSPFGGGGPSPFGGGGSPSGGPPRLPGTPAGGRSSAPDLPKGRPGFPSRQDSPGGAPPPVPNTPRPAQSFPSRGGPPPPSLPTGPRPGHGSPSGPPSIPSGRHGPLPPPPGGSTPGPRTSFSSPPPPSNSSRPPLPPAPGGRPPLPDDRPPPPPAPGGHRPSIPRDMPPPPPPSVNSKPSPSVASSSPSRPTPGGGAPPLPPGRPGPPSLPPTPVGGDDPSPRLPQRNSSLNSHSPAPPPTRSGPLPPPPNERPPALGRNQSSVRSGPLPPPPPAGRPMGRPGPEPPRGGPGGRPPLPPDRPGTGGGFPPPPPMGNGFQNHNQIQDEWEGRFNFHPVSDLPPPEPYVHSQKTYPSKLGKNESKGSGKKERGAPPLPPIPR, from the exons ATGCCAGGACCACCTCCACCACCGCCACCTCCAGCAGCTCCCCCTCCTCCTACTTTTGCTCTt GCCAACACAGAAAAACCAAATCTAAGCCGTTCAGAGCAGCATGGAAGGAGTGCTCTTTTGTCTGATATTGGTAAAGGAGCCAGACTAAAGAAAACTGTTACAAATGACCGCAGTGCACCCGTATTTGACA aacccaaaggaggaggaggaggtgggggaggaggaggaggaggcgggggaggaggaggaggatgtggTGGTGGGGCTCCTGCTGGCTTAGGAGGCCTGTTTGCGGGTGGGATGCCAAAACTGAGATCTGCAGCGAACAGAGACTccaatg aCTCGGGACCCAGCCGAGGACCCATTCTCCCACCTGGAGGCCGATCCGGTGGCCCAAGCCCTTTTGGTGGTGGTGGCCCAAGCCCTTTTGGTGGTGGTGGAAGCCCTAGCGGCGGACCACCTAGACTTCCAGGAACCCCTGCTGGTGGCCGTAGCAGTGCCCCTGATCTTCCCAAGGGCCGCCCAGGTTTTCCATCCAGGCAAGACTCTCCAGGAGGTGCTCCTCCTCCCGTACCCAACACACCTCGACCTGCTCAGTCCTTCCCATCTCGTGGGGGCCCACCTCCACCATCACTCCCCACAGGACCAAGGCCGGGCCATGGATCTCCATCTGGACCACCAAGCATTCCATCAGGGAGGCACGGCCCTCTTCCTCCGCCACCAGGAGGTTCCACACCAGGCCCTCGAACAAGCTTCTCCTCGCCTCCTCCACCTTCAAATAGCAGCAGACCTCCCTTACCACCTGCTCCAGGAGGGAGGCCCCCACTTCCTGATGATCGACCGCCACCACCACCTGCCCCTGGAGGACACCGGCCATCCATACCACGTGACATGccgccacctcctcctccttcagtcAACTCCAAACCTTCTCCGTCTGTTGCTTCTTCCTCACCTTCGCGTCCCACACCCGGTGGGGGTGCACCTCCTCTTCCACCAGGACGTCCAGGGCCTCCTTCCTTACCTCCCACCCCAGTAGGAGGTGATGACCCCTCACCTCGTCTACCCCAAAGAAACAGCTCGCTCAACAG CCATAGTCCAGCACCACCACCTACCCGGTCAggacctctccctcctcctccaaaTGAGAGACCACCAGCTCTTGGAAGGAACCAGTCATCAGTACGCTCGG GCCCTctacctcctccacctcctgcagGTCGACCTATGGGACGGCCAGGCCCAGAGCCCCCTCGTGGTGGACCCGGAGGCAGGCCTCCCCTTCCTCCTGACAGGCCGGGAACAGGAGGTGGgtttcctccaccaccacccatGGGGAATGGTTTCCAAAACCACAACCAAATACAAG ATGAGTGGGAGGGTCGGTTCAATTTTCACCCAGTGTCAGACCTTCCTCCACCTGAGCCCTATGTGCACTCCCAGAAGACCTACCCCAGTAAGCTTggcaaaaatgaaagcaaag GTTCTGGTAAAAAGGAAAGAGGagcacctcctcttcctcctatACCCAGGTGA
- the ciao2b gene encoding cytosolic iron-sulfur assembly component 2B, which translates to MSEGTRLENANPVIFQRSGDRVQTASEEDEDVHDPIDDREIFDLIRSINDPEHPLSLEELNVVEQVRVKVNDAESTVGIEFTPTIPHCSMATLIGLSIKVKLLRSLPDRFKIDVCITPGTHASEEAVNKQLADKERVAAALENASLLEVVNQCLSTRSI; encoded by the exons ATGTCCGAGGGGACCCGCTTGGAGAATGCAAACCCTGTGATTTTTCAGCGGTCGGGGGACAGAGTACAGACGGCGTCCGAAGAGGATGAAGACGTCCACGACCCCATCGACGACAGAGAAATATTCG ATCTGATCAGATCTATCAATGACCCAGAGCATCCACTGTCACTGGAAGAGCTCAATGTTGTGGAGCAAGTTCGAGTTAAg GTTAATGATGCAGAGAGTACTGTGGGTATTGAGTTCACGCCCACCATCCCTCACTGCAGCATGGCAACACTCATTGGTCTGTCCATCAAAGTCAAGCTTCTGCGCTCCCTGCCAGACAGGTTCAAA ATTGATGTTTGTATCACTCCTGGGACTCATGCTTCAGAGGAAGCAG tgaacAAACAGCTGGCAGACAAAGAGAGAGTGGCAGCAGCTCTGGAGAATGCATCTCTACTGGAGGTGGTCAACCAGTGTCTGTCGACCAGGAGCATCTGA